Proteins co-encoded in one Flavobacterium fluviale genomic window:
- a CDS encoding PepSY-associated TM helix domain-containing protein gives MGFKTKIRFLHKWLGLISGLIVFIISITGCIFCFHDEIKDITRKEWRLVEPQSKPFILPSVLEQKAKEIVPQNKTSMVSYYGKNRSAIVYTYSETENLYLYFNPYTGKYLKTENPETDFFIIVEYIHLYLLLPDYIGKHIIGGATIIFILLLISGLIQWWPKKRSDLKRSLTVKWSAKWRRVNYDWHNTSGFYISIIALILAITGLTFTYEWVGDGIYKAFNFGGDKTVETKLPVIDTTQFKTNSITAIDRAYIQTTKLQPDAEMLFVLIPQQKGDIISTGAYPHTLRYDHQSNYYFHPNDGKLIEKQPFENKTLGLQVVEMNYGIHTGQILDLPGKIIAFIASLFAAALPVTGFIIWYGRKYKSKKSKA, from the coding sequence ATGGGATTCAAAACCAAAATACGTTTTCTACATAAATGGCTCGGATTAATTTCTGGGCTTATTGTTTTTATAATCAGCATTACGGGCTGTATTTTTTGTTTTCATGATGAAATAAAAGATATTACCCGAAAAGAATGGAGATTGGTTGAACCTCAAAGCAAACCCTTTATCCTTCCTTCGGTTTTAGAGCAAAAGGCAAAAGAGATTGTACCACAGAATAAAACAAGCATGGTTTCTTATTACGGCAAAAACCGTTCGGCAATTGTTTATACTTATTCTGAAACTGAAAATCTATACCTCTATTTCAATCCTTACACGGGTAAATATTTAAAAACCGAAAATCCAGAAACAGATTTTTTTATTATTGTAGAATACATTCACTTGTATTTACTACTTCCCGACTATATTGGAAAACATATTATTGGCGGTGCGACCATTATTTTTATTCTGTTATTAATTTCCGGACTTATCCAATGGTGGCCTAAAAAGAGATCTGACCTTAAAAGAAGTCTCACAGTAAAATGGTCTGCAAAATGGCGTCGGGTAAACTACGACTGGCATAATACTTCTGGGTTTTACATTTCGATTATAGCATTAATTTTAGCGATTACCGGACTTACCTTTACTTACGAATGGGTTGGCGACGGAATTTACAAAGCCTTTAATTTTGGCGGTGACAAGACAGTCGAAACAAAACTTCCTGTAATTGATACAACTCAATTCAAAACCAATTCAATTACAGCAATAGATCGCGCTTATATTCAAACCACAAAACTACAGCCAGATGCAGAAATGCTTTTTGTATTAATTCCGCAGCAAAAAGGAGATATAATTAGTACAGGCGCTTATCCGCACACATTAAGATACGATCACCAGAGCAATTATTACTTTCATCCAAATGATGGAAAATTAATTGAGAAACAGCCTTTTGAAAACAAAACTCTAGGTTTGCAGGTTGTCGAAATGAATTACGGAATTCACACAGGCCAAATATTAGATTTACCTGGAAAAATTATTGCTTTTATAGCAAGTTTATTTGCAGCTGCGCTTCCTGTAACTGGATTTATTATTTGGTACGGAAGAAAATATAAAAGCAAAAAATCTAAAGCATAA
- a CDS encoding CPBP family glutamic-type intramembrane protease has protein sequence MFHILKRDIRQLFHSPISIEYIGISSNLRLFFYYNFIFILVLIFLSVLVGILKHYFAGHHQIILPVNVTFLKVAIIAPVIEEIIFRLIIKVNRLNVVLFFAYLTFYILYQNYILSTFLYYVLVASFFSLLFINAFNHKINENSLKNKHSKFLIYISCLLFGLFHLPNFNEVDVTNIITLGYLFSKVFAGFAFILLRLKFGLSASILLHVIINSIACIMIFNC, from the coding sequence ATGTTTCATATTTTAAAAAGGGATATAAGACAGCTCTTCCATTCTCCAATCTCAATTGAATATATCGGAATATCAAGTAATTTAAGATTGTTTTTTTACTACAATTTTATCTTTATCCTAGTTTTAATATTCTTATCAGTATTAGTAGGAATTTTGAAACATTACTTTGCGGGACACCATCAAATAATTTTACCTGTCAATGTTACATTTTTAAAAGTTGCGATAATTGCACCTGTTATTGAAGAAATTATATTTAGATTAATCATCAAGGTAAATCGACTAAATGTTGTATTATTTTTTGCTTACCTAACTTTTTACATTTTATATCAAAATTACATTCTATCGACATTTCTTTACTATGTGTTAGTTGCGTCTTTTTTTTCTCTTCTTTTTATTAATGCTTTTAATCATAAAATAAATGAGAACTCTTTAAAAAATAAACACTCTAAATTCTTGATTTATATATCATGTCTCCTGTTTGGATTATTTCATTTACCCAATTTTAATGAAGTTGATGTAACAAATATTATAACACTTGGATATTTGTTTTCTAAAGTTTTTGCAGGATTTGCCTTTATTCTTTTAAGATTAAAATTTGGTCTGTCAGCATCCATTCTTCTACATGTAATCATTAATTCTATTGCCTGTATAATGATTTTTAACTGTTGA
- a CDS encoding helix-turn-helix domain-containing protein, whose protein sequence is MNIGENIRKCRREKDIKAEVVFEKIGVSQSTYSKIENNRCKIDIEVLVNIANALQVDVSVLLGIEKNDINTANQDVVLKSLEEKIELLKEQNLLLKKEIKLIKKSAKKSA, encoded by the coding sequence ATGAATATTGGTGAAAATATCAGAAAATGCAGAAGAGAAAAAGATATAAAAGCTGAAGTGGTTTTTGAAAAAATAGGAGTTAGCCAATCAACATATTCTAAAATTGAAAATAATAGATGTAAAATTGATATTGAAGTTTTAGTAAATATTGCTAACGCACTACAAGTAGATGTAAGTGTGCTATTAGGTATTGAAAAAAATGATATAAATACTGCTAACCAAGATGTGGTATTAAAATCTTTAGAAGAAAAAATTGAGTTATTAAAAGAGCAGAATTTGCTTTTGAAAAAAGAAATAAAATTGATAAAAAAGAGTGCTAAAAAAAGCGCCTGA
- the aspS gene encoding aspartate--tRNA ligase: MYRSHNCGELNASNINTEVTLAGWVQKSRDKGFMNWVDLRDRYGITQLIFDESRTDKTVFELAKTLGREFVIQVKGTVIEREAKNKNIPTGEIEILVSELTILNTALTPPFTIEDETDGGEDIRMKYRYLDIRRNPVKNSLLFRHKVAMEVRKYLSDLDFCEVETPYLIKSTPEGARDFVVPSRMNEGQFYALPQSPQTFKQLLMVGGMDKYFQIVKCFRDEDLRADRQPEFTQIDCEMAFVEQEDILNVFEGLTRHLLKEIKGIEVDKFPRITYDYAMKTYGNDKPDIRFGMKFGELNEFAQHKEFPVFNSAELVVGIAVPGAGNYTRKEIDGLIDWVKRPQVGASGMVYVKCNEDGTFKSSVDKFYDQEDLTNWAKATEANPGDMIFVLSGPANKTRAQLSALRMELATRLGLRKPEEFAPLWVVDFPLLELDEESGRYHAMHHPFTSPKPEDMALLETEPGKVRANAYDMVLNGNEIGGGSIRIHDKATQQLMFKYLGFTEEEAKAQFGFLMDAFQFGAPPHGGLAFGLDRLVAILGGQETIRDFIAFPKNNSGRDVMIDAPAAIDNAQLKELHIKVDSI, encoded by the coding sequence ATGTATAGAAGTCATAATTGCGGCGAACTAAATGCCTCAAATATTAATACGGAAGTTACTCTAGCGGGCTGGGTACAAAAGTCACGCGATAAAGGATTTATGAATTGGGTTGACTTACGTGACCGTTACGGAATTACACAACTTATTTTTGATGAAAGCCGTACCGATAAAACAGTTTTTGAATTGGCTAAAACTCTAGGAAGAGAATTTGTTATTCAAGTAAAAGGAACTGTAATTGAGCGTGAAGCTAAAAACAAAAACATTCCAACTGGTGAAATCGAAATTTTAGTTTCTGAACTAACGATTTTAAATACTGCTTTAACTCCTCCATTTACAATTGAAGATGAAACTGACGGTGGAGAAGATATCAGAATGAAATATCGTTATTTAGATATCAGAAGAAATCCTGTAAAAAACAGTTTATTATTCCGTCACAAAGTGGCAATGGAAGTTCGTAAATACTTATCAGATTTAGACTTCTGCGAAGTAGAAACTCCTTACTTAATTAAATCTACTCCAGAAGGAGCAAGAGATTTCGTTGTACCAAGCCGTATGAACGAAGGACAGTTTTATGCTTTGCCTCAATCACCGCAAACTTTCAAACAATTGTTGATGGTTGGAGGAATGGATAAATATTTCCAAATCGTGAAATGTTTCCGTGATGAAGATTTACGCGCAGACCGTCAGCCGGAGTTTACACAAATCGACTGCGAAATGGCATTTGTAGAACAAGAAGACATTTTGAATGTTTTTGAAGGTTTGACAAGACATTTATTAAAAGAAATTAAAGGTATTGAAGTAGATAAATTCCCAAGGATTACCTACGACTATGCCATGAAAACATACGGTAACGACAAACCAGACATCCGTTTCGGAATGAAGTTTGGTGAATTAAACGAATTTGCACAACATAAAGAATTTCCAGTTTTTAATAGTGCCGAATTAGTTGTCGGAATTGCAGTTCCTGGAGCAGGAAATTATACTCGTAAAGAAATTGACGGGTTAATTGACTGGGTAAAGCGTCCACAAGTTGGAGCATCAGGAATGGTTTACGTAAAATGCAACGAAGACGGTACCTTTAAATCATCTGTAGATAAATTCTACGACCAAGAGGATTTAACAAACTGGGCAAAAGCTACAGAAGCAAACCCTGGAGATATGATTTTTGTACTTTCGGGTCCTGCAAACAAAACACGTGCACAGCTTTCTGCACTTCGTATGGAATTAGCAACTCGTTTAGGATTGCGTAAACCAGAAGAATTTGCACCATTATGGGTTGTAGATTTCCCATTATTAGAATTAGACGAAGAAAGCGGCCGTTATCATGCTATGCACCATCCATTTACTTCTCCTAAACCAGAAGATATGGCATTATTGGAAACAGAACCAGGAAAAGTTCGTGCAAATGCTTATGATATGGTTTTAAATGGAAACGAAATTGGAGGAGGATCTATTCGTATTCACGACAAAGCTACGCAGCAGTTAATGTTTAAATATTTAGGATTTACCGAAGAAGAGGCAAAAGCACAATTTGGCTTCTTAATGGACGCTTTTCAATTTGGAGCACCGCCTCACGGTGGTTTAGCTTTTGGATTAGATAGATTAGTTGCTATTTTGGGAGGTCAGGAAACTATTAGAGATTTTATTGCTTTCCCTAAAAATAATTCTGGACGTGATGTTATGATTGATGCCCCTGCAGCAATAGATAATGCACAATTGAAAGAATTACATATTAAAGTTGATTCGATCTAA
- a CDS encoding toxin-antitoxin system YwqK family antitoxin: protein MKKCVILAAVLFSGILTAQETKPELETVGNKVKATYYYDNGRIQQEGFFKDGKLDGVWVSYDENGNKTVEGEYTEGLKTGKWMFFNEKNLSEVAYVNSKVSSVKNLQKNPVANRN, encoded by the coding sequence ATGAAAAAGTGTGTGATTTTAGCGGCTGTGTTATTCTCTGGAATTTTAACAGCACAAGAAACTAAACCTGAATTGGAAACTGTTGGAAATAAAGTAAAAGCTACTTACTATTATGACAATGGAAGAATACAGCAGGAAGGCTTTTTTAAAGATGGAAAATTGGACGGTGTTTGGGTATCTTATGATGAAAACGGAAATAAAACTGTAGAAGGAGAGTATACTGAAGGATTAAAAACTGGAAAATGGATGTTTTTCAATGAAAAAAATCTTTCTGAAGTAGCTTATGTAAACAGCAAAGTTAGTTCTGTTAAGAATTTACAGAAAAACCCTGTGGCCAATAGAAATTAA
- a CDS encoding TlpA family protein disulfide reductase: MKKLFVAGLVIFNALNVIGQSKNSIKFTAKIANRNSDTLVIKGKDNFKQVIPINKKEVFAASFDAPKGFYMFSDGTESSNLYLKPNSEVNLTMNAKEFDETIVYKGKGVDESNFLAQQALKDENFQKDAFSKENGEFTTLLDAKLKADTESLEKGNFDPEFKTALKRSFDGFHQYAAAEYERAAKANKMVGKASPDFDYDNFKGGKTKLSDLKGKYVYIDLWATWCAPCRAEIPYLQKIEEKYHGKNIEFVSISIDKLKDNEKWKKFVTDKHLGGTQLFADKDWESEFVVNYGVTGIPRFILIDPQGNVVKSEAPRPSDPELDKQLSALLN, encoded by the coding sequence ATGAAAAAACTTTTTGTTGCAGGGTTGGTAATTTTTAATGCTTTGAATGTTATTGGTCAAAGTAAGAACTCAATTAAGTTTACTGCTAAAATCGCCAATAGAAACAGCGATACATTAGTAATTAAAGGAAAAGATAATTTTAAGCAAGTAATTCCAATCAATAAAAAAGAGGTTTTTGCTGCATCTTTTGACGCTCCAAAAGGATTTTATATGTTTTCTGATGGAACAGAATCTTCAAACTTATATTTAAAACCAAATTCTGAAGTCAATTTGACTATGAATGCTAAAGAATTTGATGAGACTATTGTATATAAAGGTAAAGGTGTAGATGAAAGTAACTTTTTGGCACAGCAAGCCTTAAAAGATGAAAATTTTCAGAAAGATGCTTTCTCTAAAGAAAATGGAGAATTTACAACCTTACTTGATGCTAAATTAAAAGCAGATACAGAAAGTCTTGAAAAAGGAAATTTTGACCCAGAATTTAAAACAGCTTTAAAACGTAGTTTTGATGGTTTCCACCAATATGCTGCTGCAGAATATGAAAGAGCTGCCAAAGCCAATAAAATGGTTGGAAAAGCTTCTCCAGATTTTGATTACGACAACTTTAAAGGCGGAAAAACAAAACTCTCTGACTTGAAAGGGAAATATGTTTACATCGACCTTTGGGCAACTTGGTGCGCACCTTGTAGAGCTGAAATTCCGTATCTTCAAAAAATTGAGGAAAAATATCACGGGAAAAACATTGAATTCGTAAGTATCTCTATTGATAAATTGAAAGACAACGAAAAATGGAAAAAATTTGTAACAGATAAGCATCTTGGAGGAACACAGCTTTTTGCAGATAAAGACTGGGAATCTGAGTTTGTGGTTAATTATGGTGTAACTGGAATTCCGAGATTTATCTTAATTGATCCACAAGGAAATGTTGTTAAGTCTGAAGCACCTAGACCATCTGATCCTGAGCTTGATAAACAGCTGAGTGCATTATTGAACTAA
- a CDS encoding TonB-dependent receptor gives MKSKFTISFLSFCFFLLGGTIASAQEKATIKGQISLSNDEAADNVSVSLKGTKIGTNTDSNGFYEIKNLKPGNYVIRVSAVGYSSKEKSITLNNGDDLVEDFIISSNSEQLDEIVLNGNAKKNTFARKETQQVSRLPLKNLENPQVYTTITSELLKEQVVTNIDDALKNAPGLTPLWASTGRGGDGAGYFSLRGFAVQPTMINGLPGLSNGGLDPANIEKIEVIKGPSGTLFGSSLISYGGLINLTTKKPYDHFGGEVSYTAGSNGLNRVTADVNTPVDEEHKINFRVNTAYHTENSFQDAGFKKSFFFAPSLSYQVSDKLSFFINTEFMNNKQTNPTMLFLDRGAVLRVHNMDELGYDNKRSYTSNELAIETPSYNLQGQMMYKFNDQWTSQTVVSRGSSSSDGYYSYIYEGTQFAPDEISEGIVLSRYMNYQNSTTLTTDIQQNFIGDFKIGNMRNRIVAGLDYFNRGLIDNSSNYVTNGNIYIGNLDVATVNQYLYQITDPANYITNGDNGNLTKAGTDALIAQAGISMNRTKQEVYSAYVSDVFNFTPALSAMASLRVDRFITAGNVATKDDDFNQTSFSPKFGLVYQPILDKVSIFANYMDGFANSAPVTEILADGSTRPRTFKPEHANQFEIGTKLNVFQDKLYATFSYYDIQVKDQVYVIYGATTQTAFQDGAQRNKGFEAEFVANPVAGLNIVAGYSYVDAILNAGDPSFVGQRPESSGPRNLANLWASYKFPQGDLQGFGLGFGGNYADKNLIMNRNVIGQFALPSYTVLNSSVFYGTEKYTLTLKLDNITNVDTYDGWSTIHPRNMRTVAANFSYRF, from the coding sequence ATGAAATCTAAATTTACAATTTCTTTTTTGAGTTTTTGTTTTTTCTTATTAGGGGGCACAATAGCTTCTGCACAGGAAAAAGCAACTATTAAAGGTCAAATTAGTTTATCCAATGATGAAGCTGCTGATAATGTATCGGTATCATTAAAAGGAACCAAAATAGGAACCAATACAGATAGCAATGGTTTTTATGAAATTAAAAATCTTAAACCAGGAAACTACGTAATTAGAGTTTCTGCTGTCGGATACTCATCAAAAGAAAAAAGTATTACCTTAAATAACGGTGATGATTTAGTTGAGGATTTTATAATTAGCTCAAATTCAGAACAATTAGATGAAATTGTTTTAAATGGAAATGCTAAAAAAAACACATTTGCTCGTAAAGAAACACAACAAGTTTCAAGATTACCTCTTAAAAATCTTGAAAACCCACAAGTTTATACTACAATTACAAGCGAACTTTTAAAAGAGCAAGTTGTTACAAATATTGATGACGCTTTAAAAAATGCTCCAGGCTTAACACCGCTTTGGGCTTCTACAGGACGTGGAGGTGACGGTGCAGGATATTTTTCGTTAAGAGGATTCGCTGTACAGCCAACTATGATTAATGGATTACCAGGATTATCAAACGGAGGTTTAGACCCTGCAAACATTGAGAAAATTGAAGTAATCAAAGGACCATCTGGAACTTTATTTGGAAGCAGTTTAATCTCTTACGGAGGTTTAATTAACTTAACTACAAAAAAACCTTACGATCATTTTGGTGGAGAGGTTAGCTATACTGCTGGAAGTAATGGTTTAAACAGAGTTACTGCAGATGTTAATACTCCGGTAGACGAAGAGCACAAAATTAATTTCCGTGTAAATACAGCTTACCACACAGAAAATAGTTTTCAAGATGCTGGATTCAAAAAATCATTCTTTTTTGCACCATCATTATCATACCAAGTTAGTGACAAACTTTCGTTTTTCATCAATACAGAATTTATGAACAACAAACAAACTAACCCTACTATGTTATTTTTGGACAGAGGTGCTGTATTAAGAGTTCATAATATGGATGAATTAGGTTATGACAATAAACGTTCTTACACTAGTAATGAACTTGCAATTGAAACACCATCATACAACTTACAAGGTCAAATGATGTACAAATTTAATGACCAATGGACTTCGCAGACTGTAGTTTCAAGAGGCTCATCTTCATCTGATGGATACTATTCATATATCTACGAAGGCACACAATTTGCTCCAGATGAGATCAGTGAAGGAATTGTTTTATCACGTTATATGAATTACCAAAATTCAACAACTCTTACAACTGACATTCAGCAGAACTTTATTGGCGATTTCAAAATTGGAAACATGAGAAACAGAATCGTTGCTGGTTTGGATTACTTTAATAGAGGATTAATTGACAACAGTTCAAATTATGTAACAAATGGTAATATTTACATTGGTAATCTAGATGTTGCAACTGTAAATCAGTATTTATACCAAATTACAGACCCAGCTAACTATATTACAAACGGAGATAATGGAAATTTAACAAAAGCTGGGACTGATGCTCTTATCGCACAGGCAGGAATTAGTATGAACAGAACAAAGCAAGAAGTGTACAGTGCTTATGTTTCTGATGTATTTAACTTTACTCCTGCTTTGTCTGCAATGGCAAGTTTACGTGTGGACCGTTTTATTACTGCTGGAAATGTGGCTACAAAAGATGATGATTTTAATCAAACTTCTTTTTCTCCTAAATTTGGTTTAGTGTACCAGCCAATTCTTGATAAAGTTTCGATTTTTGCAAACTATATGGATGGTTTTGCTAATTCTGCTCCAGTAACAGAAATTTTAGCTGACGGATCTACACGTCCAAGAACTTTTAAACCAGAACATGCTAACCAATTCGAAATTGGAACAAAATTAAACGTGTTTCAAGATAAACTTTACGCAACATTCAGCTACTATGACATTCAAGTAAAAGATCAAGTTTACGTAATTTACGGTGCAACAACTCAAACAGCTTTCCAAGATGGAGCACAAAGAAACAAAGGTTTTGAAGCAGAATTCGTTGCAAATCCAGTTGCTGGTTTAAACATCGTTGCTGGTTACAGTTATGTTGATGCTATCTTAAACGCTGGAGATCCATCATTTGTAGGACAAAGACCAGAAAGTTCTGGACCAAGAAATTTAGCAAATCTTTGGGCAAGTTATAAATTCCCTCAAGGAGATTTACAAGGTTTTGGTTTAGGTTTTGGAGGAAACTATGCTGATAAAAACTTAATCATGAACAGAAATGTTATAGGTCAGTTTGCATTACCTTCTTATACTGTTTTAAATTCATCAGTATTCTACGGAACTGAAAAATATACCTTGACATTAAAATTAGACAATATTACTAATGTTGATACTTACGATGGTTGGTCTACAATTCATCCAAGAAATATGAGAACTGTTGCAGCAAACTTCTCATACAGATTTTAA
- a CDS encoding HlyD family secretion protein yields the protein MLGNISQLKSSLNELKRNSKTTLTNESKEYTNLENNRIQAFHLLKESIDDWELNYVLKSSIHGKVNFLDIWFKNQTVNIGDNVFSIIPTSNTIYIGKLKAKALNSGKIKIGQLVNIKLNDFPHREFGMLKGQIKNISLIPDKEGNQLIDISLSNGLKTTSNKKILFKQEMQGNADNITEDLRLIERLLYQFKDLFKRS from the coding sequence TTGCTAGGTAATATTTCTCAACTTAAATCATCTTTAAATGAATTAAAACGAAATAGCAAAACAACTTTAACTAATGAAAGTAAGGAATATACAAATCTTGAAAATAATAGAATTCAGGCATTTCATTTACTAAAGGAATCAATTGATGATTGGGAATTAAATTATGTCCTAAAATCTTCCATTCATGGAAAAGTAAATTTTCTAGATATTTGGTTCAAAAACCAAACTGTAAATATTGGTGATAATGTTTTTTCCATTATCCCTACTTCAAACACCATATATATAGGTAAGTTAAAAGCCAAAGCCTTAAATTCAGGTAAAATAAAAATAGGTCAGTTAGTAAATATTAAATTAAATGATTTCCCACACCGAGAATTTGGAATGTTAAAGGGGCAAATAAAAAATATTTCACTCATTCCTGATAAAGAAGGAAATCAATTGATTGATATTTCATTATCAAATGGATTAAAAACAACATCCAACAAAAAAATTTTATTTAAACAAGAAATGCAAGGAAATGCAGATAATATAACTGAAGATTTAAGACTTATTGAACGTCTCTTGTATCAGTTTAAAGATTTATTTAAAAGAAGTTAA
- a CDS encoding PepSY-associated TM helix domain-containing protein — protein sequence MNNRHYNIYFHTHTVSGIVISVVLFVIFFAGSFSFFRDDIINWERSESTAITKEIQLDYDKALQHLDKKYILHGRKITISKPSTEERVAVYMEGTKDTLAPAKQKEGQFFYLNTKNFKSFTYEESYSLGELLYRLHFLAQIPYPVGYYLSGFTALFFLFAIVTGVLLHWKKIVSNFYIFRPKEKLKTLWTDAHTALGMIGLPFQFVYAVTGAFFMIKLLIVAPAVMALYNGDQDKLYKELEYTDPDYKFENKKLAEPFSVGDLVAKTKKNWSDFEITRVFIQNYGDANMHVLVEGELLNHKKFTGIGKVVYRIADGKEIAKKDPIAQTSYLDVVKNVLYRIHFGDYGGYALKIVSFILGIITCFVIISGVMIWLVARQKNNIPEKKRRFNAAVVRIYLAICLSMYPITALAFIGSKIFYPLSQSNLFTLYFGGWLLLAIFFIIKKNDAFTNKFCLISGSILGFLIPITNGIVSGDWFWTSFLNNKIQIFFIDVFWIFLASISLYVAYHLKSKKAVA from the coding sequence ATGAACAACCGTCATTATAATATCTATTTTCATACACATACTGTCAGCGGAATCGTTATCAGTGTAGTTCTGTTTGTAATTTTCTTTGCTGGATCTTTTTCTTTTTTTAGAGATGACATCATCAATTGGGAAAGAAGTGAATCTACAGCAATCACAAAAGAAATTCAGTTAGACTACGATAAAGCTTTGCAGCATCTCGATAAAAAATATATTTTGCACGGCAGAAAGATTACCATATCTAAACCCTCTACAGAAGAAAGAGTAGCTGTTTACATGGAAGGAACCAAAGATACTCTTGCTCCAGCCAAACAAAAAGAAGGACAGTTTTTCTATTTAAACACCAAAAATTTTAAATCTTTTACTTACGAAGAATCATATTCTTTAGGTGAACTATTATATCGACTACATTTCTTAGCGCAGATTCCGTATCCAGTCGGATACTATCTTTCAGGTTTTACGGCACTATTTTTCTTATTTGCAATTGTAACGGGAGTACTGCTTCATTGGAAAAAAATTGTCTCTAACTTCTATATTTTCCGTCCGAAAGAAAAATTAAAAACACTGTGGACAGATGCTCACACAGCCTTAGGAATGATTGGTTTACCATTTCAATTTGTATATGCTGTTACCGGAGCTTTTTTTATGATTAAACTCCTAATTGTTGCTCCAGCAGTAATGGCTTTGTATAATGGCGATCAGGATAAATTGTATAAAGAACTAGAATATACAGATCCTGATTATAAATTTGAAAACAAAAAACTAGCAGAACCTTTTTCTGTTGGTGATCTGGTTGCAAAGACAAAAAAGAATTGGTCTGATTTTGAGATTACCCGCGTTTTTATTCAAAACTATGGCGATGCTAATATGCATGTTTTGGTTGAAGGAGAACTTTTAAATCACAAAAAATTCACTGGAATCGGAAAAGTAGTTTACCGAATTGCTGATGGAAAAGAAATTGCTAAAAAGGATCCTATCGCGCAAACGAGTTATTTGGATGTTGTAAAAAATGTTTTATACCGAATTCACTTTGGTGATTATGGCGGATATGCCTTAAAAATCGTGAGTTTTATTTTAGGAATTATAACCTGTTTTGTAATTATTTCAGGAGTTATGATTTGGCTGGTTGCAAGACAGAAAAATAATATACCTGAAAAGAAAAGACGATTCAACGCAGCTGTTGTCCGTATTTATCTGGCAATTTGTTTGAGCATGTATCCAATTACTGCTCTGGCTTTTATCGGAAGTAAAATTTTCTATCCGTTAAGCCAATCGAATCTATTTACACTTTATTTTGGCGGATGGTTATTACTTGCAATCTTCTTTATCATTAAAAAGAACGATGCTTTTACCAACAAATTCTGTTTAATCTCTGGAAGTATTTTAGGATTTTTAATTCCAATTACCAACGGAATTGTTTCTGGAGATTGGTTTTGGACATCTTTCTTAAACAACAAAATTCAAATTTTCTTTATTGATGTTTTCTGGATTTTCCTGGCTTCGATTTCATTATATGTTGCCTATCATTTAAAATCTAAAAAAGCGGTTGCTTAA